Proteins encoded together in one Gigantopelta aegis isolate Gae_Host chromosome 8, Gae_host_genome, whole genome shotgun sequence window:
- the LOC121379570 gene encoding histamine H2 receptor-like, producing MEVEQTNSSGNSTEIKDSILSDTLQMAVTIVLLVYICTVNTLTLATVRLNKTLWTVPNMYIVSLAVADLLTGLTVSFHVMHFIPEVKWMLDQNKYLRLFRHSLFFIMLGGSLTNMVLVAFDRWACITFPFEYQRLATIPKAGILIMFGWIFSIFFGTVPLYINNWKPGVRCLFFKVLNMEFQVYAQGGYFIMCSIINAICYGHIFRIAKQQKKVLLRLTQVGDKQANKKRMMTFKRDWELAVMFSIVFGVFVLCCAPAFFYVTIAYTVGVPEMVKSFTVPLLLTNSGMNFVIYSVKNSMFRAALKATCSNRRTTVVRPMNSSSP from the coding sequence atggAAGTAGAGCAGACCAACTCGAGCGGAAATTCGACAGAAATTAAGGACAGCATTTTAAGCGATACACTCCAGATGGCCGTCACGATTGTACTTCTGGTTTACATCTGTACCGTCAACACGTTAACGCTGGCTACGGTGCGTCTAAACAAAACCTTGTGGACGGTACccaacatgtatattgtatcgCTGGCCGTGGCCGATCTACTCACTGGACTGACGGTCAGCTTTCACGTGATGCACTTCATTCCAGAAGTGAAGTGGATGCTCGACCAGAATAAGTACCTCCGTCTTTTTCGACATTCTCTCTTCTTCATCATGCTTGGGGGTTCGCTTACCAACATGGTTCTTGTTGCCTTCGACAGATGGGCGTGTATTACGTTTCCTTTTGAATACCAGCGGTTGGCCACCATCCCAAAGGCAGGGATACTGATTATGTTCGGCTGGATTTTCTCCATATTCTTCGGAACAGTTCCACTGTATATCAATAACTGGAAACCCGGCGTCCGTTGCCTGTTTTTCAAGGTACTCAACATGGAATTTCAAGTATACGCCCAAGGAGGATATTTCATTATGTGTTCAATTATAAACGCCATTTGCTACGGTCACATATTTCGTATTGCCAAACAACAGAAAAAGGTTTTGCTCCGGCTAACCCAGGTTGGCGACAAGCAGGCTAATAAGAAAAGAATGATGACGTTCAAAAGAGACTGGGAGTTGGCCGTAATGTTTAGTATTGTCTTTGGTGTCTTCGTCCTTTGCTGCGCTCCAGCTTTTTTCTACGTAACCATAGCATACACTGTAGGGGTTCCGGAAATGGTAAAGAGCTTCACTGTTCCGCTCCTTCTTACGAACTCTGGGATGAACTTCGTTATATATTCGGTGAAAAACTCGATGTTTCGAGCGGCACTGAAAGCTACGTGTTCAAACCGTAGAACTACGGTAGTTAGACCTATGAACTCATCTtccccttaa
- the LOC121379568 gene encoding alpha-1A adrenergic receptor-like: protein MTLGQSNMSSNVTDYEPTVSGMIKLTLEVILMAFICTVNALTLITVCLNRNLWTVHNMYVISLAVADFLTGLSLPYQMVYNVPEILAVFDNDKYLCLCKHVILFIMISISILHMVLIAVDRWACITYPHKYERLATIRKAGILIVLVWISGILFGTVPLYANEWTLNTDCVFFKVLNPEYQIYVQGGFFIVTSAIIVACYGHMFRVAKRRTETLLRLTSTGYTLNKDTQMAKFKRDWELVKMFSVIFVVFFLCSAPCFLFVIVTYTAEIPENFISFTLPLLLTNSGMNFVIYVVKNYQFRAALKATCLNCRTSVVAAT from the coding sequence ATGACATTAGGACAGAGCAACATGAGCTCCAATGTTACAGACTACGAGCCCACTGTGAGCGGCATGATCAAACTGACACTCGAAGTGATACTCATGGCTTTCATCTGTACCGTGAACGCGTTGACGCTGATTACGGTGTGTCTGAACCGCAACCTGTGGACTGTCCACAACATGTACGTGATATCTCTGGCTGTTGCGGATTTCCTCACCGGTCTCTCGCTCCCTTACCAAATGGTGTATAACGTACCCGAAATACTGGCAGTATTCGACAATGATAAATACTTGTGTCTTTGTAAGcatgtaatattgtttatcaTGATCTCGATTTCCATTCTGCATATGGTCCTTATTGCCGTCGACAGGTGGGCGTGCATCACGTATCCTCATAAATACGAGCGTCTGGCTACTATACGTAAGGCAGGGATACTCATTGTGCTCGTCTGGATTAGTGGAATACTTTTTGGGACAGTTCCACTGTATGCCAATGAGTGGACACTCAACACTGATTGCGTATTTTTCAAAGTACTCAACCCAGAGTACCAGATTTATGTTCAAGGTGGATTCTTCATCGTGACCTCAGCAATTATTGTGGCTTGCTACGGTCATATGTTTCGTGTTGCCAAGAGACGGACAGAGACTTTGCTTCGGCTAACTTCGACTGGATACACGCTCAACAAGGATACACAGATGGCCAAATTCAAAAGAGACTGGGAATTGGTTAAAATGTTTAGTGTTATTTTTGTCGTGTTTTTCCTCTGTAGTGCTCCATGTTTCCTGTTTGTTATCGTAACCTACACGGCAGAAATCCCAGAAAATTTTATTAGCTTCACTCTTCCGCTCCTTCTGACCAACTCTGGGATGAACTTTGTTATTTATGTGGTTAAAAATTATCAGTTTCGAGCAGCTCTAAAAGCCACATGTTTGAATTGTCGAACATCAGTCGTTGCTGCTACATAA
- the LOC121379292 gene encoding uncharacterized protein LOC121379292, translating to MVRWSEYPIFYKLGIIGLFTSFVIFLIGCGTPTWYQIDLPRFGGNGFSVLLYGLWQYCLNDLSHCQYLGFEENVVVRGVEVTACVAHLVCIVSMVVSLTRHTTYHRLIITSGVLAGVIGLIGEIVFATWGLTYQKVTTTSHLSWSFALTLSGSCLSVISSIAVASAPVLSRDHTRSKKEMGEPEYFDHPESYYCYVTNQRRELFFTSVWHQTNC from the exons ATGGTTCGGTGGTCTGAATATCCGATTTTTTATAAACTAGGAATCATCGGACTTTTTACCAGTTTTGTGATCTTCCTGATTGGCTGTGGCACGCCAACTTGGTACCAGATTGATCTGCCTCGGTTCGGAGGCAATGGATTCAGTGTTCTCTTGTATGGACTGTGGCAGTATTGCCTTAACGACCTGTCTCATTGCCAATACTTAGGATTCGAAGAAA ATGTGGTTGTCCGAGGTGTCGAAGTGACGGCTTGTGTCGCTCACCTGGTTTGCATTGTCAGTATGGTGGTTAGTCTGACACGTCACACCACATATCACAGGCTGATCATAACCTCTGGTGTACTCGCAG gaGTTATCGGCCTTATTGGAGAGATCGTCTTCGCCACGTGGGGGCTCACGTATCAGAAGGTCACGACCACGAGTCACCTGTCATGGTCGTTTGCCCTGACCCTTAGTGGCTCATGTCTGTCCGTCATTTCGTCCATTGCTGTCGCTTCGGCTCCGGTTTTGAGTCGTGACCATACCCGTTCGAAGAAAGAGATGGGAGAACCAGAGTATTTCGATCATCCAGAGTCGTATTACTGTTACGTTACAAACCAAAGACGTGAGCTATTCTTTACGTCCGTGTGGCACCAGACAAACTGCTGA